A genomic stretch from Physeter macrocephalus isolate SW-GA chromosome 12, ASM283717v5, whole genome shotgun sequence includes:
- the SNRPG gene encoding small nuclear ribonucleoprotein G, translating to MSKAHPPELKKFMDKKLSLKLNGGRHVQGILRGFDPFMNLVIDECVEMATSGQQNNIGMVVIRGNSIIMLEALERV from the exons ATGAGCAAAGCTCACCCTCCCGAGTTGAAGAA ATTTATGGACAAGAAGTTATCAT TGAAATTAAATGGTGGCAGACATGTCCAAGGAATATTGAGGGGATTTGATCCCTTTATGAATCTTGTGATAGATGAATGTGTGGAGATGGCAACTAGTGGGCAACAGAACAATATTGGAATGGTG gtAATACGAGGAAATAGTATCATCATGTTAGAAGCTTTGGAACGAGTATGA
- the FAM136A gene encoding protein FAM136A: MAELQQLRVQEAVDSMVKSLERENIRKMQGLMFRCSAGCCEDSQASMQQVHQCIERCHAPLAQAQALVTSELEKFQDRLARCTMHCNDKAKDSIDAGSKELQVKRQLESCVTTCVDDHMNLIPTMTKKMKESLSSIGK, translated from the exons ATGGCGGAGCTGCAGCAGCTCCGGGTGCAGGAGGCGGTGGACTCTATGGTGAAGAGTCTGGAGAGAGAGAACATCCGGAAGATGCAG ggCCTCATGTTCCGGTGCAGCGCCGGCTGTTGTGAGGACAGCCAGGCGTCCATGCAGCAAGTGCACCAGTGCATTGAGCGCTGCCATGCACCTCTGGCTCAAGCGCAGGCCCTGGTGACCAGCGAGTTGGAGAAGTTCCAG GACCGCCTGGCCCGATGCACTATGCATTGCAACGACAAAGCCAAAGATTCAATTGATGCAGGGAGTAAAGAGCTTCAGGTGAAGCGGCAGCTGGAGAGTTGCGTGACCACGTGTGTGGATGACCACATGAACCTCATCCCAACCATGACCAAGAAGATGAAGGAGTCTCTCTCATCCATTGGGAAATAG